A single region of the Hippopotamus amphibius kiboko isolate mHipAmp2 chromosome 6, mHipAmp2.hap2, whole genome shotgun sequence genome encodes:
- the GP5 gene encoding LOW QUALITY PROTEIN: platelet glycoprotein V (The sequence of the model RefSeq protein was modified relative to this genomic sequence to represent the inferred CDS: inserted 5 bases in 3 codons; deleted 3 bases in 3 codons; substituted 1 base at 1 genomic stop codon) produces MLRSAALRAQPVPCPPTCRCISRHAARSSRGSVAHIAALGXPTNRTHALLFQVGRRGALQDRSFGGRTVLRRLMLSDSHVSATAPGTLHDLMKLKALRVSLNXITRLPGAPLDKLVLLEQLFLDGNALRSLDQNMFQKLVNLQELCLNQTQLAFLPASLFTHLGNLILLDLPGDNLAHLPGGLFGVQVKLEKKLPLHSSHFVSLDSGLPESLRALMQLQLHRNRIRSVAPGAFDXLSSQPLSRNRLEFLPAALFLQTHNLTSLTLLENPLGEAPEGLFGEAGGLREXWLRGTRLRPPLPARPRGSRRAAGPPAPPCALPPRRARALPRGLRGPQAAQPDPRQPRTLPGAACAPRPRLPGVLPPPRPRSSRGPAAAPRGRPAGGRGQTPGPPPVPGLSFVLFAARALPAGSTVRDG; encoded by the exons ATGCTGAGGAGCGCTGCGCTGCGCGCCCAGCCCGTCCCCTGCCCACCCACCTGCCGGTGCATCTCCCGCCACGCGGCGCGGTCCTCGCGGGGCAGCGTGGCGCACATCGCCGCGCTCGG CCCCACCAACCGCACGCACGCCTTGCTCTTCCAAGTGGGCCGC CGCGGCGCCTTGCAGGACCGCAGCTTCGGTGGCAGGACCGTCCTGCGGCGCCTGATGCTGTCCGACAGCCACGTTTCGGCCACTGCTCCCGGCACTCTCCACGACCTGATGAAACTCAAAGCCCTGAGGGTATCGCTTAACTAGATAACCCGCCTTCCAGGCGCGCCATTGGATAAGCTGGTGCTCCTGGAACAGCTGTTTTTGGACGGCAATGCACTAAGGAGCCTTGACCAGAACATGTTTCAGAAACTGGTTAACCTGCAGGAGCTCTGTCTGAACCAAACCCAACTCGCTTTCCTTCCTGCTAGCCTCTTCACACACCTGGGGAACCTGATATTGTTGGACTTACCGGGAGATAATTTGGCCCACCTGCCCGGGGGATTATTT GGGGTCCAGGTTAAGCTTGAGAAG AAGCTTCCGCTCCACTCGAGCCACTTCGTCTCTCTGGATTCGGGGCTGCCGGAGAGCCTGCGCGCCCTGATGCAGCTGCAGCTCCACCGAAATCGCATCCGTTCCGTAGCTCCCGGCGCCTTCG GCCTGAGTTCTCAGCCTCTTTCCAGAAACCGCCTTGAGTTTCTGCCCGCTGCCCTCTTTCTTCAGACGCACAATTTGACCTCCCTGACCCTGCTCGAGAACCCGCTGGGGGAAGCCCCCGAGGGGCTCTTCGGGGAGGCGGGCGGCCTGCGGGA GTGGCTGCGCGGCACCCGGCTGCGCCCCCCGCTGCCCGCGCGGCCTCGGGGGTCTCGGCGAGCGGCGGGCCCCCCTGCGCCCCCCTGCGCCCTCCCTCCCCGTCGCGCGCGCGCGCTGCCCCGCGGCCTCCGCGGCCCGCAGGCGGCCCAGCCCGACCCCAGGCAGCCGCGGACGCTTCCCGGCGCCGCGTGTGCCCCTCGGCCCCGGCTGCCCGGGGTCCTgccgccgccccgcccgcgcTCGTCCCGAGGCCCCGCGGCCGCCCCGCGCGGGCGCCCGGCCGGCGGCCGAGGGCAGACGCCAGGACCGCCGCCGGTCCCGGGTCTGTCTTTTGTGCTTTTCGCGGCTCGGGCCTTACCAGCCGGGAGCACCGTGCGCGATGGTTAA